Proteins encoded in a region of the Quercus lobata isolate SW786 chromosome 8, ValleyOak3.0 Primary Assembly, whole genome shotgun sequence genome:
- the LOC115957431 gene encoding E3 ubiquitin-protein ligase At1g63170: MQDSNTQPPRSSLSEAALDSSPLLGHSLTDSLIRSRRFIRRTPPPLRGAARLLRRASGRRMMLREPSVRVRENAAEQLEERQSDWAYSKPVLVLDMLWNFAFIGVGLVLLGLSVEERPTVPLRVWVVGYVVQCLFHMGCVIVEYKKRCEARLMGLEGSGVWESGADLNLNSSSTSGSGSDGEDYGIENRQAEEETSVVKHLESANTMFSFIWWIVGFYWVTAGGQTLTHDSPQLYWLCITFLAFDVVFVLICVAVACLVGIAVCCCLPCIITILYVVTDQEGATEEEIDQFPKYKFRSISDFEKVNGEIQESFGGMMIECDTDTPIERVLSQEDAECCICLSSYDDGTELRELPCNHHFHCICIDKWLHINATCPLCKFNILKPVNQSGSEDV; encoded by the exons ATGCAAGACTCGAACACGCAACCGCCTCGTTCTTCTTTGTCCGAGGCTGCCCTGGACTCGTCGCCGCTCCTCGGCCACTCCTTAACCGACAGCCTAATCCGTAGCCGCCGGTTCATCCGCCGCACGCCGCCGCCTCTGCGAGGAGCCGCTCGGCTCCTCCGCCGCGCGAGCGGGCGGCGCATGATGCTCCGGGAGCCGTCGGTTCGGGTGAGGGAGAACGCGGCGGAGCAGTTGGAGGAGAGGCAGAGCGACTGGGCGTACTCGAAGCCGGTTTTGGTTTTGGATATGCTTTGGAACTTTGCGTTTATTGGGGTCGGGTTGGTGTTGTTGGGGCTGAGCGTGGAGGAGAGGCCGACTGTGCCGTTGAGGGTGTGGGTTGTTGGATACGTGGTGCAATGTTTGTTTCATATGGGGTGTGTGATCGTTGAGTATAAGAAACGATGCGAGGCGCGTTTGATGGGATTGGAAGGAAGTGGGGTTTGGGAAAGTGGTGcggatttgaatttgaattcgAGTTCCACTTCTGGGTCTGGTAGTGATGGTGAAGATTATGGGATTGAGAATCGACAGGCTGAGGAAGAAACCAG TGTTGTTAAGCATCTCGAGTCAGCAAATACGATGTTTTCATTTATCTGGTGGATCGTTGGGTTCTACTGGGTAACCGCTGGAGGTCAAACTTTGACACATGATTCGCCTCAGCTTTACTG GCTTTGTATTACATTTCTTGCATTCGATGTTGTCTTTGTTTTGATATGTGTCGCCGTTGCATGTCTCGTTGGAATTGCTGTTTGCTGCTGTCTACCATGCATAATCACAATCTTGTATGTTGTGACGGATCAG GAGGGAGCAACAGAGGAGGAAATTGATCAATTCCCAAAGTACAAATTCCGAAGCATAAGTGATTTTGAGAAAGTTAATGGTGAGATTCAAGAATCTTTTGGAGGAATGATGATTGAGTGCGACACAGATACTCCCATTGAACGTGTTTTGTCCCAAGAGGATGCT GAATGTTGCATTTGCCTTTCTTCCTATGATGATGGAACTGAACTGCGTGAACTCCCTTGCAATCACCATTTCCACTGCATTTGCATTGACAAATGGTTACACATCAATGCCACCTGCCCTCTTTGCAAATTCAACATTTTGAAGCCTGTCAACCAAAGTGGTAGTGAGGATGTATAG